ttttgtactCAACTTATGGGAATTCACTCGGGTTGTCGTggatatattgaaaaaaataatcagcaattaACAGTCGGATTTTTCCTCGCTGCGGAACATTGTCGATACAAGTGCCGATTGACACAAAGAACGGTTGGAGTCAACAAAATCGCAGCGTTAGCAATTAATTGTTCTGCTCAATAATCCGTTTCGCTATCACTGACTCGTGGGAAAAATCTAGAATTATGGTACTCGAGCTTGCGACAAGGTGAGAAGAATAAAACGTACATATATTCTTACGAAACGAATCACGTTGCTGCAgctatacatacatgtacatgtatgtcACGAACACAAATGTTCCTTACTTGCCAAAATCCCCAGTTAATTGCAGTTCGCGGAattattttaccattattCTCGAAGGTCAGCTTTGACGCAAATGTTGGAAAAAGTTGGACTTGTTTCAGCACTCCACACTGTACGATTGATAGTATTGGCAAAGAGTGATTGATCGACGCGTTAACGATAGCTCGGCTAACGTCTTTGGAGCGAGAATTAATCGTATCCTTCAACAGAAGTCCGACATGTGCCTATGTAACTATTGACAGATTTCCTGCTAGCGATTTTAGGGGGGGtggcatatgtatataatcgTATCGTAGCATACTGCAGGCACTGTTTAGATAAAAGTTTATGGCTCGTGGCTCGTAGTGGTAGCGCCGGTCTGTTGGATGGGTGATTTTGACCAAACCTCGCCCAAAGTAAACCGAGATTAAAAGAGTCAAACATCCGACTCCCTCTTTCCTCTTTTAGctcaccaaaaaaaaaaaaacacagaaaGAACATTGTTTTTGTCCTCCCACGAATTTACGCTGAGCAAATACCAAGGTTAGAGATCCTACACCTTCGGCTTGTCCGGGGAGTTGAAAGGCATCGAAATATTGccaatttcaaaatctgatcCCAGCATGGGAATTGTATTGTACACGAAACAACTTTCCATATTCCCCGAGCAGGAAACTTCAAGAGGAATCGTTCGAGTTGCTTCGTTCGATAAATGTGACGGATCCTGAAATGGATAAGCTGAGCGAAACCAACGTCTGGGCCGATGAGCCGACGACATGGGGTATCATGATGTACAGCATCGTTGTTCCCGTTATTTCCGTTCTCGGTGTTATCGGGAATACTCTCATCTTGGCCGTTCTCAGCCGAAAGAGTCTGAAGGCTTCGATGTACACCTATCTAGCTGGTAATGCAACTAATCTTCACATACTGGAACTCGTCTTGGCAAAAGTATATCGCGCGCGTTGCCAAATTTTTCCCACGGTGATTAATCCGTAGTTGACGACTCGGGGTCATAAATCCATTGAACATGTTCACGTTCCAGTGCTGGCGGGTGCTGATCTCGTCACATGCGCATTGCTGGTATTCTCGGGATTGGCAAGAGGACTTTTCTGGGGACAGTCGGGATGGACGGAGTTCGACGCCTTTGTTCACCTTCCCGTCGGCTCCGTGTCTTCGAACATCGCAGTTTGGGCAGCAGTTTGCGTCACGCTAGACAGACTGATCCTTATATCAGGGTAACGCAGCTGTTTCTTTGCAGAAAAGTTCTCAGATACTCCGCTTTTTCCCCTCTAATGAATGGTCAAAATACAGAATACCTATAAGCGCAGCAATCGCTTGAGAACATCGAAAACCACTCAGCTCGAATACGGCCGAACAAGTTGAAGTGGATTTGCCTGAGACctgtgttaaaaattttaatacttcGCTACCGTACTTGAGTGTTACCATTTTTTGAGTTTTCATCGAGAGGCATTATTGGCTTTGATTTCCAGGCCACCGAAATGGAAGCCTCCCAAGTTTTGCAGTGACGCCGTTGCTCGTAAGGTCATGATATTCTCCGGGTTCTGTGCCATTCTTTTTAACATCCCTTACTGTTTCATCTACACGTACAACGAAAAGGGTGAGCTGACTACAACGGAATTCTTCAGTTCACGGTGAGATACTTGCTTAAAGTTTATAGTCGAGGAAATTAGATAGCTTCGACACTCGGTTTGGAGTAATCTGAAAGAGTATACATGTGAGTCCAGTAAACTTTTGAAATATCGcttatttatcatattttccTAAGAATCCTTTCTCCGAGTTAAATTATGGTTTCTCATCCATTGGTATGGCTGCAGTGGATCACCAGTAGTAAGTTCTTGTGCTAGCAAGTCCGTCGGTTTCAAGAAGCTTTACTACCTTCAGTTAATTTGTTGGTGATACACGACTTCGCACTGTCCATTTCTTGATTCCACATtacctatatacgtatacctacatatacatatatgtatatataggaaTGATTCTCGTTAAAGTCCATCTCCGTCTTGAAAAAAACCTCTCTGTATTAGTGTAACTGGCACAGATCATGAAATACAGGTATACCGGTACTGCTGTTTCATTCTAGCGAGTTTCATAGTTAAATgggaaaaagagaataaagaGAACGAAATAAATCCGCGATTAAATTACGTGAACCTTACTCGCGTCGGAAGTTTACGTTCGCAGTTTCTCTCAGGAGCATTTATTGTTAACGAAAAGCGCGTAGATAGTGCAACGTGCGTCAAGTTGGTAGTTGGTAGTTGGTGTGATTAAGCTGTGCCCTTGACTCACAGCGAATTTCTCAAGGTCTATAAGACGAACAGACAGGGGTTTGATGTAGAAACTCTCGGAGTTTGTAACGCGAGACTCGAAAGCCAGCGACAAACAAGCCGTAGCTAATCGTAAGGTTTAAAGCAGCCCCAACACAAGCTCCAAGCTTACCGAACAAGCAAGCGAATTTGCCGTAGGCTAGATTTGAAACTAGGGATAATATATTGATAAGCCAACTTGCGGTTGACAAGGGTAACTTCGAGTCGTACCCAGCACCGCGGCAACGATCCTTCGGATTCATGCATTCGTTCGTTTTCAaagcattttttcaaacgaagcATACAGGACGATGTTCCAATCGATAACGAAGTCGgttgtatttattcatattccagtACAACAAATTGGGTATTTTTGCGAGAAACCGAGTAACATCATGGccactaaaaaaattcacttttgtCGCCAGGGGAGCTTTATCCTTCCTCGTTCGCATACGATCACAAAATTCCCTGACGATTAACTACCGTGAACtcttgattcattttttttactgaaaattacCTTGCGCCGCTTTGAAAAACATCTTTCTCCCGAAGTGTTTGACTTGCGGATGAATTTGCAGGGGAAACCCGAAATTCTATTAAAGAATTACCAAGAGATAGAGAATAATTGATAACATGGTCaaaattgtaagaaatttctttttgaatAACGCTACATAACAATTCTGTGTAAATTGCTTTGCAGGACTGGACCTAAAATTGTTTTCCCCATTCTCGATTctcaataaattgtttctcCTGGACAAGTGATAAATGCAAAATACTCTAATGCCAAAGAAAAATTGAGACACATAAACCGTTTACATGTCTTTAAATTTGGAGTGAGGTCAGCTAGTCCCTAATCTTAATTATCATCGATACTCCATTTCTTcaatatgtaaatatttctGCAAACTTTCTAGACACTCGAGACACCACTGCAGGCACGCAGTTCGAAATCCTTCGAGACTTTGTTCAAACTAACTTGATGTATATCAAACTTTTAAACGGCTTTCGGTCAAGAAACTTTttgtaatatgaaaaaaaacaaatccgaTTTCACCACTGCCCACTAATTGAATCTTCCGATTTGATTAACTACGGTACACAGCACGCAGCATCTGCACGGATAAACGAAATCTTAAACTTTTCTAAATTCAGCTCTACGTTGTTGATTAGAGATTAATGGCGCCCCGAGCTACATTTAGCAGCGTCGTATTTTAGATTCTATACAACCCACCGGAATGAGACGGTCcgataaagaaattaaaaaaaaattaggcacGTCCGATACtttgttaattattgtttCAGGTACTACAACATTCAAAATTGGTTCCAGCTGGTGGCATTCGGTTTGGTTCCGGCGGTATTCTTACTTGTAGGCAACGCAGCGATGTGCGTTGCTGTTCGCAGAATTATGAAACAGCGACAGATGCTGCTTCAGCGAAAATTCACTCGCGAAGGAAATTGCCTGCAGGTTTTCAATCTCACAGATGATAAAACCACAACGTTACTTTCAAATCCACCTTCCTTTACAATCGTATTTCTTTTGTGAGGTGCACCAGTCTTATCTAGCTCAATTACATAGCACTTTTTCATATTCGTCCAAACTAGATTCTGATCAATACAGTTACATTGTAATTCCAGTCAATTATTTGTGATCTGGGAAAACAgtttaaatatttgttacaaatttcaagtatCCAGAAGTAGAAAGGGAACTCGAATTGGAATTTGGATTTCCTTGATtacgttgaaatatttttatttcgcgctCATTGACACAGTCCATGCTCTTCTAACTTCCTTCCGTTTGGTTTCCTAGGACCAAGCCAGACTAACGATTACCCTTGTCGGCATAGTCTTCATGTTTCTCGTGGGCGAGGTCCCCACCCATCTAGCATCAAGACGAAGCGCGGTATCAATTTTGTATGGTGGCGACGCAACAAAAatcgacgaaaattttttggaacagTAAGTTAACTCGGTCTGATTAAACAAGCGACATAAAAAGCTAGAAAGATCATccatgaatttaattaaacttaTAATCATGTTCCCCGGAATTTACACAAGAATTATACGAACAGCTACACGACTATATTCTCAGAGGATTAAACTTGctgtaattataaattcatcgAAAGCATACAACATTTGATAAAAAACAACGTAACCGATACAATCACTTTTCTTACAGCTTCAGAATAGTCGCCACGCTATTGAACGCGATATCTAGTTCAGCAAATTTTGTCCTCTACTGCCTCCTGAGTCCGCAGTTTTTAATGAATCTCAAGATTTTGATTAGGAGTCAAAAAACACTGGACCAGCGGGAGCAAAAAGTAAGAATAGCTACGATTGACTTGTATGCCAACGATAGCAGGGATCGTCCGACGAACAATTCGCCACGATGCAGAAGCGCCATGTTTTGACAATTGCTCATTATTATCAACATCGCGCCCCTAATAGTCGTACTACAAGAAAGCGTTGATCGATTTCAGAGACCGCCGGCGGTACTGCGTCCCGCAGAACCAATAAGCTCACACCTTTGTTTACGTTTGTGTTGATCACGTCTCGCAGTCACGCGGAGaaagtatttcaaattttccgcGAGGATTATCTGACCGTAAACACTACACTGTCGATGTTTTGCCTTTGGACTTCAACctgttgaataattcatttcaaataaaaaacaccATTGTTCCTCACGCGTTCAATAAGAACATATGTGTAACAATTCAAATCTAATCTAAATTTTAGCAAACACCGAACAAAGaacttttcaaaacttttgGCCAAGAACTGTGGCAAAATCTACAGTAATTTCAGACAACTTTTCATCGATATACTTCGGGCAAGCAAACTCATCAATTAACGAGGTAGGGAGTTAGCTGAggttttttcaaagtttcaagttgAAATGTCGTTCGATATATCAGAAACATGCGATCAAATAATTGCAGATGGCTTACGGGAACGTTTGTTCAAAAGTTAGACTGTAAAAACATCGAATATTTTCGTACATTGTAGTTACAATTGGTTTCGGTATAATTAGCTCTGTGGTCAAAGCGATACGCCCAATtgcgcatatatatatatatatatgtatatataatacttatttttaattaaatataatttcgtATTATTACTTACGATATAACAGAATAAATAATGCTGAAATAGCACGAGTTTGACAAGATAGACAATTACTTGATTGTAGAAGAGTAACCACTATCGTTTGTACTAACTTTTATTAtctgacaaataaaaattattcgttacACTTGATATAAACTGTATATTACACTTCATTGCGCCCATGTTAGGTGTAGTATTCATAGAAATGAAATGCAACTGATTATGATTTGAGTGACAATGGCGATGGAAACGAGGATGAAGCTATTCCGAATTCAAGCTTTTTTCACGAAGTGGTAAACCACTTTGTTCAAACCACCATTGTAAACCGATGAAATATGTATCTACATATAACTTTGATTCTTTCCAAGTTCGATAAGCATTATTCCATCTTTGAAAAAAGCTTGAAGTTTCTATTTACTTAACATACTTCTAACAGacattttcattctatttgATCGACGCAGATAACCCAATGGGAGATttagatatatttttaaatgttaGACGGAGGTACCTTTAAGcacaaataattttaatattatcgAGGTGCCATTTAGGCGAATGCCATTACGATTATCAATTTTACCGAGCGACAAAGTGCTCTAAGTTACTTGTACATCTGTGTAATCCGTTTCAGATTACTCACTAAAATTAAATCATTCTTAAGAAGTAAGCGATGACGGTATCATGTACGTTTTCATTACaaagctacaa
The Neodiprion fabricii isolate iyNeoFabr1 chromosome 1, iyNeoFabr1.1, whole genome shotgun sequence DNA segment above includes these coding regions:
- the LOC124187989 gene encoding uncharacterized protein LOC124187989, giving the protein MDKLSETNVWADEPTTWGIMMYSIVVPVISVLGVIGNTLILAVLSRKSLKASMYTYLAVLAGADLVTCALLVFSGLARGLFWGQSGWTEFDAFVHLPVGSVSSNIAVWAAVCVTLDRLILISGPPKWKPPKFCSDAVARKVMIFSGFCAILFNIPYCFIYTYNEKGELTTTEFFSSRYYNIQNWFQLVAFGLVPAVFLLVGNAAMCVAVRRIMKQRQMLLQRKFTREGNCLQDQARLTITLVGIVFMFLVGEVPTHLASRRSAVSILYGGDATKIDENFLEHFRIVATLLNAISSSANFVLYCLLSPQFLMNLKILIRSQKTLDQREQKVRIATIDLYANDSRDRPTNNSPRCRSAMF